From the genome of Triticum aestivum cultivar Chinese Spring chromosome 3B, IWGSC CS RefSeq v2.1, whole genome shotgun sequence, one region includes:
- the LOC123072032 gene encoding F-box protein At1g67340: MRTRSGSLYTCGGVVEPAAPVAGQKRKRSPAAAGEVSGGRRKRQASGPDYLDGIPDDLVLSIFSKLAASANSPSDLLSVHLTCKRLNGLGQQDMVFAKASPASLAVKAAAWSEPVQRFLKRCADAGNLEACYILGMIRFYCLGSRSGGAALLAKAAVGGHPAALYSLAVIQFNGSGGAKSDRDLRAGAALCARSAALGHVDALRELGHCLQDGYGVRRDPAEGRRLLVAANARELSLALSAAAASATYSFASLPIGAVAGGAGGVTSSPLLSDFGWSLPEAEPHTANQFMSDWWASRGVQACAKKTDTAATGGDGEGELRLCSHMRCGRKETRRHEFRRCSVCGAANYCSRACQALDWKRAHKAQCVPMDRWLVGAAAAAPQQ, translated from the exons ATGAGGACGAGGAGCGGCTCTCTCTATACCTGCGGAGGTGTTGTCGAGCCAGCGGCTCCCGTGGCCGGCCAGAAGAGGAAgcgctcgcccgccgccgccggcgaagtGTCTGGTGGGCGCCGGAAGCGCCAGGCTTCGGGGCCGGACTATTTGGATGGCATCCCTGACGACCTCGTGCTCTCCATCTTCTCCAAACTCGCCGCATCTGCGAACTCACCGTCCGACCTGCTGTCCGTCCACCTAAC GTGCAAGAGGCTGAACGGCCTGGGACAGCAGGACATGGTGTTCGCCAAGGCCTCGCCGGCGTCGCTCGCCGTCAAGGCGGCGGCGTGGTCGGAGCCCGTGCAGCGGTTTCTCAAGCGCTGCGCCGACGCCGGCAACCTCGAGGCTTGCTACATTCTAGGCATG ATCCGGTTCTACTGCCTTGGCAGCCGGAGCGGTGGAGCGGCTCTGCTCGCGAAGGCGGCGGTCGGCGGGCACCCGGCGGCGCTCTACTCGCTGGCCGTCATCCAATTCAACGGGAGCGGTGGTGCCAAGTCGGACCGCGACCTCCGCGCCGGGGCGGCGCTCTGTGCGCGCTCCGCCGCGCTGGGCCACGTCGACGCGCTCCGCGAGCTCGGGCACTGCCTCCAGGACGGCTACGGCGTGCGCCGCGACCCGGCCGAGggacgccgcctcctcgtcgccgcgaACGCCCGCGAGCTCTCCCTCGCGCTCTCCGCCGCGGCGGCCAGCGCGACCTACTCCTTCGCCTCCCTCCCCATCGGCGCCGTcgcaggcggcgccggcggcgtcaccagctctcctctcctctccgacTTCGGGTGGAGCCTGCCGGAGGCGGAGCCCCACACGGCGAACCAGTTCATGTCAGACTGGTGGGCGTCGCGTGGCGTGCAGGCATGCGCCAAGAAGACCGACACGGCGGCCACCGGCGGAGACGGCGAGGGCGAGCTCCGGCTGTGCTCTCACATGCGGTGCGGGCGCAAGGAGACGCGGCGGCACGAGTTCCGGCGCTGCTCGGTGTGCGGCGCGGCCAACTACTGCTCCCGTGCGTGCCAGGCCCTGGACTGGAAGCGCGCCCACAAGGCCCAGTGCGTGCCCATGGACCGCTGGctcgtcggcgccgccgccgccgccccccagcAGTGA